A window of Mycolicibacterium madagascariense genomic DNA:
TCCTGCGCCCACGCCTGCGCGTCGGACAGCGTGCCGATGCGGTTGGCCATGCCCGTCTGCAGCGCGTCGTCGGAGCTCAGCCGCTCGGCGGCCAGCAGCATGCCGCGCGCCCGGCCGGCCCCGACGAGCGAGGTCAACCGGCGAATGCTCCAATTGTCAAGCGCGATGCCGTATTTCGCGACGGGGAACTGGAAGTAGGCCTCGGGGGCGACGACGCGCAGATCGCAGATCATCGACAGGATGACCCCGGCGCCGATGGCCGGTCCGTTGATGGCACCGATGACGGGCAGCGGCGCCTGGTCGATCGCGATGTTCAGTGCCCTGGCCTTGTCGGGCAGTTCGTCGGCGACGCCCTGCCCGCCGGACAAATCCGCACCGGAGCTGAAGACGTGGCCCTGGCCGGTGAGCACGATGGCCCTGACGTCGTCTGCGGCGGCCTTCTCGATGGCCTCGCGCAGCCCGTCGACCAGTTCGGCGTTGAGCGCGTTGCGGCGTTCGGGGCGCTGCATCTCCAGCGTCAGGACATTGCCCTCGCGGGTGGATCCGATCATGGGGCCAGCCTAACGACCCGACCGTTAGCCTTGCCGCGTGAGCCGAATCAGCGCCGTCGCGCTGCGTGACGCCGTACTCGACGACGGCTCGTTCGTCAGTTGGGACAGTGCCCCGCTGGACGTCGGCGCGGACGCCACGTATCGCCGCGAGCTGGCGGACGCACGGGCGGCCACTGGTCTCGACGAGTCCGTGCTGACCGGCGAGGGCACCGTGTTCGGCCGCCGTGTCGCCGTCGTGGCCAGCGAATTCGGCTTCCTGGCCGGCTCGATCGGCGTCGCCGCCGCCGAACGGATCACCGCGGCGGTCGAGCGGG
This region includes:
- a CDS encoding enoyl-CoA hydratase — translated: MIGSTREGNVLTLEMQRPERRNALNAELVDGLREAIEKAAADDVRAIVLTGQGHVFSSGADLSGGQGVADELPDKARALNIAIDQAPLPVIGAINGPAIGAGVILSMICDLRVVAPEAYFQFPVAKYGIALDNWSIRRLTSLVGAGRARGMLLAAERLSSDDALQTGMANRIGTLSDAQAWAQEIAGFAPLALQHAKRVLNDDGAYEDAWPSHKELFDRAWASNDIIEAQVARIEKRPAKFTGA